In one window of Maribacter dokdonensis DSW-8 DNA:
- a CDS encoding riboflavin synthase, whose amino-acid sequence MFTGIIETLGKVTALEPKGGNLDITIASSLTPELKIDQSVAHNGVCLTVVSLTDTTYTVTAIAETLSKTNLDTLKINDTVNLERAMILGSRLDGHIVQGHVDQTGECTSVREDNGSWIFSFTYDAATGNPTIEKGSITIDGTSLTVVNSGKNTFEVAIIPYTYEHTRFNTYKPGTIVNLEFDVIGKYVAKLMIK is encoded by the coding sequence ATGTTTACGGGAATTATTGAAACATTAGGTAAGGTCACCGCTCTTGAACCTAAAGGTGGCAACTTGGACATTACGATAGCATCTAGTTTAACTCCAGAGCTTAAAATTGATCAAAGCGTAGCTCATAACGGTGTATGTTTAACTGTCGTTAGCCTTACGGATACTACTTATACGGTTACCGCAATTGCCGAAACGTTGAGTAAAACCAACCTTGATACACTTAAGATAAATGATACGGTCAACCTTGAACGTGCTATGATCTTGGGCTCTAGATTAGATGGGCATATTGTTCAAGGCCATGTAGATCAGACCGGGGAATGTACAAGTGTTCGAGAAGATAATGGAAGCTGGATTTTCTCTTTCACCTATGATGCGGCAACTGGTAACCCCACTATTGAAAAAGGTTCTATTACTATAGATGGTACAAGCTTAACCGTAGTTAATTCTGGCAAGAATACTTTTGAAGTTGCCATTATACCTTACACCTACGAACACACTAGGTTTAACACCTATAAACCGGGCACCATTGTAAACTTGGAATTTGATGTTATTGGCAAGTACGTAGCAAAATTGATGATTAAGTAA
- a CDS encoding beta-ketoacyl-ACP synthase III — MTKITAAITAVGGYVPQFVMTNKMLEEMVDTNDEWITTRTGIKERRVLKKEEGEGTSYLAIKAAQDLMEKKGLDAAEIDLVIVATATPDSMVASTAAFVASEIGAVNAFAYDLLAACSSFLFGMSTVAGHIETGRYKKVLLIGADKMSSIIDYTDRTTCIIFGDGAGAVLFEPNTEGLGLQDEYLRADGTGRQFLGMEGGGSLMPATIESVTNKKHYIFQEGKTVFKFAVSNMADVAAKIMDRNDLTESDVDWLVPHQANKRIIDATAKRMGVDDSKVLMNIQRYGNTTSGTLPLLLFDYEKQLKKGDNLVFAAFGGGFTWGSIYLKWAYN; from the coding sequence ATGACCAAAATTACAGCAGCTATTACCGCAGTAGGAGGCTATGTTCCCCAGTTTGTAATGACGAACAAAATGCTTGAGGAAATGGTTGACACCAATGATGAATGGATTACTACCAGAACAGGTATTAAGGAAAGAAGGGTGTTAAAAAAGGAAGAAGGGGAAGGTACTTCATATTTAGCCATTAAAGCGGCCCAAGACCTTATGGAAAAGAAAGGGCTTGATGCTGCCGAAATAGATTTGGTCATTGTAGCAACAGCTACACCAGATAGTATGGTAGCTTCTACGGCAGCTTTCGTAGCTTCTGAAATTGGGGCTGTAAACGCCTTTGCTTATGATTTATTAGCGGCATGTTCCAGTTTTCTTTTTGGAATGTCAACGGTTGCCGGGCATATTGAGACAGGTAGATATAAAAAGGTATTACTTATAGGTGCAGATAAAATGTCATCTATAATAGATTATACAGATAGAACAACCTGTATAATTTTCGGTGATGGTGCCGGAGCAGTACTTTTTGAACCTAATACCGAAGGCTTGGGTCTACAAGATGAATACCTTAGGGCAGATGGTACAGGAAGACAGTTTTTAGGCATGGAAGGCGGTGGATCTTTAATGCCGGCCACAATTGAAAGTGTAACCAATAAAAAGCACTATATTTTTCAGGAAGGAAAAACAGTGTTCAAATTTGCGGTTTCAAATATGGCAGATGTAGCGGCCAAGATCATGGATAGAAATGATCTTACCGAGTCAGACGTTGACTGGTTGGTGCCACATCAAGCTAATAAGAGAATCATTGATGCCACAGCAAAAAGAATGGGTGTAGATGATTCAAAAGTGTTGATGAATATTCAGCGCTACGGTAATACCACATCCGGTACATTACCACTTTTACTTTTCGACTACGAAAAACAGCTTAAAAAAGGGGATAACTTGGTTTTCGCAGCCTTTGGTGGCGGCTTTACCTGGGGTTCTATCTACCTTAAATGGGCGTATAACTAA
- the rpmF gene encoding 50S ribosomal protein L32 has protein sequence MAHPKRKISKTRRDKRRTHYKAVAPTLAKDSTTGETHLYHRAHWHEGKLHYRGQVLVDKTEEAEA, from the coding sequence ATGGCACATCCTAAAAGAAAAATTTCCAAAACAAGGAGAGACAAGAGAAGAACTCATTATAAAGCGGTAGCACCTACTTTAGCAAAAGATTCTACTACAGGTGAAACACACCTTTACCATAGAGCACATTGGCACGAAGGTAAATTACATTATAGAGGTCAAGTTTTGGTTGATAAAACCGAAGAAGCAGAAGCTTAA
- the arfB gene encoding alternative ribosome rescue aminoacyl-tRNA hydrolase ArfB, with product MNQEQILNELQFKAIRSSGPGGQHANKVSSKVELSFQIAASDGLTERQKKRLLLKLGNKLSKEGVLILQCDESRSQHKNKDLVIKRFFKLLEKSLIVPKARKKSKPTRSSIEKRLKSKKIASLKKNNRSKPDY from the coding sequence GTGAACCAAGAACAAATTCTTAATGAACTCCAGTTTAAAGCTATTAGAAGTAGTGGTCCCGGTGGTCAGCATGCAAATAAAGTATCTTCTAAAGTAGAATTGTCGTTTCAGATAGCAGCTTCTGACGGACTCACAGAACGACAGAAAAAAAGGCTTCTTTTAAAATTAGGCAACAAACTCAGCAAAGAGGGCGTTTTGATTTTACAGTGCGATGAATCCCGGAGCCAACACAAGAATAAAGACTTGGTCATTAAAAGATTTTTTAAGCTTCTGGAAAAATCATTGATCGTACCCAAAGCACGAAAGAAAAGTAAGCCCACCCGTTCTTCTATAGAAAAAAGATTGAAAAGCAAGAAAATTGCTTCGCTCAAAAAAAACAACCGAAGTAAACCAGATTATTAA
- the pdxA gene encoding 4-hydroxythreonine-4-phosphate dehydrogenase PdxA has product MDENRKIRLGISIGDLNGIGCEVALKTFEDSRMLDFCTPVIFASNKTVSFQMKQLKLNIAFNGIPHASKAIDNKINIVNVWKEVPRVDFGQATKAGGEYAIKSLKAAVEALKNGDIDVLVTAPINKNNIQSEEFNFPGHTDFLAQELEGESLMFMVTDTLKVGLLTDHVAVKDVSAAIVPRLIRDKINTIEKSLKMDFGIRKPKIALLGINPHSGDNGVIGKEDDEVLKPVIKEMAEKGHLVFGPYSADSFFGSDAYKKFDAILAAYHDQGLIPFKTISFGQGVNFTAGLNKVRTSPDHGTAFEIAGKGVADESSFKEAVFMALNIFKNRTEYQELTQDVLKKQRLKRER; this is encoded by the coding sequence ATGGACGAAAATAGGAAAATAAGGTTAGGTATCTCTATAGGAGACTTAAATGGTATAGGTTGTGAGGTCGCTTTAAAAACATTCGAGGACAGTAGAATGTTAGATTTTTGCACACCGGTTATTTTTGCCTCAAATAAGACCGTTTCCTTTCAAATGAAACAATTAAAATTAAATATTGCTTTCAATGGTATACCTCATGCTTCAAAAGCAATAGATAATAAAATCAATATTGTAAATGTTTGGAAAGAAGTGCCTAGGGTTGATTTTGGTCAAGCGACCAAAGCAGGTGGCGAGTATGCTATTAAATCATTAAAAGCAGCAGTGGAGGCTTTAAAGAATGGAGATATAGATGTATTGGTAACGGCACCCATAAATAAGAACAATATACAATCTGAGGAGTTTAATTTTCCAGGGCATACAGATTTTTTAGCGCAAGAACTAGAAGGTGAAAGTTTAATGTTTATGGTTACAGATACGTTAAAGGTTGGTTTGCTTACAGATCATGTGGCCGTAAAAGACGTATCTGCCGCTATAGTGCCTAGGTTAATACGTGATAAGATCAACACCATAGAGAAATCATTGAAAATGGATTTCGGTATTCGCAAGCCAAAAATAGCTTTGCTGGGTATTAATCCGCATAGTGGTGATAATGGAGTAATAGGCAAAGAAGATGATGAAGTTTTAAAACCTGTCATAAAAGAAATGGCCGAAAAGGGACATTTGGTCTTTGGTCCATATTCTGCCGATAGTTTTTTTGGTTCTGACGCCTATAAAAAATTCGATGCCATTTTAGCGGCATATCACGATCAAGGTCTTATACCTTTTAAAACAATATCGTTTGGGCAAGGAGTCAATTTTACCGCCGGATTGAATAAAGTAAGAACTTCACCCGATCACGGTACCGCATTTGAGATAGCTGGTAAAGGTGTTGCAGATGAAAGTTCTTTTAAAGAAGCTGTGTTCATGGCATTGAACATTTTTAAGAACAGAACAGAATATCAAGAGCTAACACAAGATGTATTAAAAAAGCAGCGTTTAAAGAGAGAACGTTAA
- a CDS encoding ABC transporter ATP-binding protein, with protein sequence MLRVENLSFSYDKLPVLASIDLRIQRGEHVAIIGESGCGKSTLLKLMYGLMDLEQGEIFWEDEPILGPAFNLVPGMPFMKYLSQDFDLMPFISVAENISQYLSVFYPDELKERTQELLEMIELTAFADKKVKTLSGGQQQRVALARVLAQKPEVLLLDEPFSHIDNFLKNSLRRNIFNYLKEHRITTIVATHDVNDVLPFADRAVVLRDNKIIARARPMELYKNPKSLYVASLFGEASMISIDVLKTYANTKRKIIVYAHEFRVSPSSGFHVTVEKAYPMGSHYLTESKSDDNETIYFNADKLYPKGKEVFLNVAIETINQRIQEAASNL encoded by the coding sequence ATGTTACGAGTAGAGAACCTATCATTTTCTTATGACAAACTTCCAGTATTAGCGTCTATCGATCTGCGTATTCAACGTGGTGAACATGTGGCTATCATTGGAGAAAGCGGTTGCGGAAAAAGCACCTTGTTGAAGTTAATGTATGGGCTAATGGATCTGGAACAAGGTGAGATTTTTTGGGAAGATGAGCCAATTTTAGGTCCTGCATTCAACTTGGTTCCAGGTATGCCTTTTATGAAATATCTTTCTCAAGATTTTGATTTAATGCCTTTTATCTCTGTGGCAGAAAATATTAGCCAATACCTTTCTGTTTTTTATCCAGATGAATTAAAGGAAAGAACTCAAGAGCTTTTAGAGATGATAGAACTCACAGCATTTGCAGATAAAAAAGTAAAGACACTTAGTGGCGGTCAACAGCAACGTGTAGCACTGGCAAGGGTTCTGGCTCAAAAACCAGAGGTATTGCTTTTAGATGAACCTTTTAGCCATATTGACAATTTTTTAAAGAACAGTTTACGCCGTAACATCTTTAATTACTTAAAAGAACATAGAATTACGACTATTGTTGCCACGCATGATGTTAACGATGTTCTACCGTTTGCAGACAGAGCTGTTGTACTACGTGATAACAAGATCATTGCAAGGGCAAGACCTATGGAGTTATATAAAAACCCTAAAAGCTTATATGTAGCATCGCTCTTTGGTGAAGCCAGTATGATCTCTATAGATGTGCTTAAAACGTATGCCAATACCAAAAGAAAAATAATTGTTTATGCACATGAGTTTAGGGTTTCACCCTCCTCTGGTTTTCATGTTACCGTAGAAAAAGCATATCCTATGGGCAGTCATTATTTAACCGAAAGCAAGAGTGATGACAATGAAACTATCTATTTCAATGCGGACAAGCTATACCCTAAGGGGAAAGAGGTGTTTTTAAATGTAGCCATTGAAACCATCAATCAGCGTATACAAGAAGCTGCATCTAATCTATAG
- the accB gene encoding acetyl-CoA carboxylase biotin carboxyl carrier protein codes for MDIKEIQSLIKFVAKSGASEVKLETDDIKITIRTGSLTGNSEPTYVHTMPMAQPAVPAPVAAAPAEVAAPAAAASEAEQKKADDDKYITIKSPIIGTFYRKPSPDKPVFVEVGDTIGTGDVLCVIEAMKLFNDIESEVSGKIVKILVDDSSPVEFDQPLFLVDPS; via the coding sequence ATGGATATTAAAGAAATTCAAAGCCTTATCAAGTTTGTTGCCAAGTCTGGCGCTAGCGAGGTAAAACTCGAGACGGATGATATAAAGATTACCATCCGTACCGGAAGCTTAACTGGTAATTCTGAGCCAACCTATGTGCATACAATGCCTATGGCTCAACCTGCCGTACCTGCTCCTGTAGCAGCTGCACCGGCAGAAGTAGCTGCACCTGCAGCGGCCGCATCTGAAGCTGAGCAGAAAAAAGCGGATGATGATAAATACATCACGATCAAATCTCCGATCATTGGTACTTTCTACAGAAAACCTTCTCCTGACAAACCAGTATTTGTTGAGGTAGGAGATACTATAGGGACCGGCGATGTACTTTGTGTTATTGAGGCAATGAAATTGTTCAATGATATAGAATCTGAAGTTTCTGGTAAAATTGTCAAGATTTTGGTAGATGACTCTTCTCCAGTTGAGTTTGATCAGCCATTATTTTTGGTAGACCCTTCTTAA
- a CDS encoding NAD(P)/FAD-dependent oxidoreductase, with protein MNLSYWERTSWFSNIDFTIVGSGIVGLNCALELRRQHPKAHILVLEKGKLPQGASTKNAGFACFGSISEILSDLKTHTELEVVQLVQDRFNGIQSLRTILGDAAIGYQNNGGHELFLEKDLALYERCIQKMKAINELLYPVFKKNAFKIAPNDFGFKGLHKNYISQVFEGQINTGKMMCSLVQLAHQKGIRILNSTQVKTFEDSGSSVTVKTDDIEFVTKKLLIATNGFAAQLLSENVKPARAQVLITKPINNLAIKGTFHLEEGYYYFRNIDDRILLGGGRNLDFKTEETTEFGTTSLVGNKLKELLANIILPETAFEIDYSWSGIMGVGQQKKPIVKQVSANVFCGVRLGGMGIAIGTTIGKKLARLVSE; from the coding sequence ATGAATCTAAGCTACTGGGAACGTACATCATGGTTTTCTAATATCGATTTTACAATCGTGGGTAGTGGTATAGTAGGTTTAAATTGTGCTTTAGAATTGCGTAGGCAACATCCAAAAGCACATATTCTAGTACTGGAAAAAGGAAAACTGCCGCAAGGCGCTAGTACAAAGAATGCTGGTTTTGCCTGTTTTGGCAGTATTTCGGAAATCTTATCGGACCTTAAAACACATACAGAACTAGAAGTGGTGCAATTGGTACAAGATAGGTTCAATGGCATACAATCGCTTCGTACTATTTTGGGTGATGCTGCCATAGGATATCAAAATAATGGTGGACATGAATTATTTCTGGAAAAAGATTTAGCCTTATATGAGAGATGTATACAGAAGATGAAAGCCATCAATGAGTTACTATACCCTGTGTTTAAGAAGAATGCTTTCAAAATAGCTCCAAATGATTTTGGTTTTAAAGGGCTTCATAAAAACTACATTTCACAAGTTTTTGAAGGACAAATAAACACGGGTAAAATGATGTGTTCTTTGGTACAATTGGCGCATCAAAAAGGCATCAGAATCCTAAATTCTACACAGGTAAAAACATTTGAAGATTCAGGCTCGTCCGTAACGGTTAAAACAGACGACATAGAATTTGTGACCAAGAAATTGTTAATAGCCACAAATGGTTTTGCCGCCCAATTACTATCGGAAAATGTAAAACCGGCAAGAGCACAAGTGTTAATTACAAAACCGATAAATAATTTGGCCATTAAAGGCACGTTCCACTTAGAAGAAGGGTATTATTATTTTAGAAATATTGATGACCGTATTTTATTGGGCGGCGGAAGAAATCTAGATTTTAAAACAGAGGAGACTACCGAGTTTGGAACTACAAGTTTGGTAGGAAATAAACTAAAAGAGCTGCTTGCCAATATCATTTTACCTGAAACGGCATTTGAAATAGATTATAGTTGGAGCGGTATTATGGGTGTTGGTCAACAAAAGAAACCCATTGTAAAACAAGTATCTGCTAATGTATTTTGTGGTGTGCGTTTAGGTGGTATGGGCATTGCCATAGGTACCACAATTGGTAAAAAATTAGCACGTTTGGTCAGCGAATAA
- a CDS encoding 3-oxoacyl-ACP synthase, translating into MKEIDSLKNLKKDAYNFCVLFVNERLARIQGQIKELETALTSETKSSAGDKHETGRAMIQLEREKLGQQLAELEKTQQLLSKVPKEGNAETVGLGSLVITDSFIYFIAISAGEFKGTGKSVYCISAATPIGKLVFGKKVGDVFSFNGKELTIIDVH; encoded by the coding sequence TTGAAGGAAATTGATTCACTTAAAAATCTAAAAAAAGACGCTTACAACTTTTGTGTTCTTTTCGTTAACGAGAGGTTGGCGAGAATTCAAGGTCAGATCAAGGAACTTGAAACGGCTTTAACCTCAGAGACCAAAAGTAGTGCTGGTGACAAGCATGAAACCGGTCGTGCCATGATTCAGTTAGAACGGGAAAAACTAGGGCAGCAGCTGGCTGAACTTGAAAAAACCCAGCAACTATTATCTAAGGTCCCAAAGGAAGGAAATGCAGAAACTGTAGGTTTGGGAAGTCTTGTCATTACAGACTCGTTCATATATTTCATTGCTATATCAGCAGGCGAATTTAAGGGTACGGGTAAGTCCGTCTACTGTATTTCTGCGGCAACGCCTATTGGTAAGCTTGTCTTTGGTAAAAAAGTAGGGGATGTTTTTAGTTTTAATGGTAAAGAACTAACTATCATTGATGTTCATTGA
- the accC gene encoding acetyl-CoA carboxylase biotin carboxylase subunit, translating into MFKKILIANRGEIALRVIRTCKEMGIKTVAVYSKADEESLHVRFADEAVCIGPAASSESYLKIPNIIAAAEITNADAIHPGYGFLSENSKFSRICAEHDIKFIGASGDQIDRMGDKATAKQTMKEAGVPCVPGSDGLLKDVADAKKVAKKMGYPVMIKATAGGGGKGMRAVMSEDKMEELFDSAVNEATAAFGNGGMYMEKLIEEPRHIEIQIVGDQFGKACHLSERDCSVQRRHQKLTEETPSPFMTDKLREQMGEAAVKAAEYIKYEGAGTIEFLVDKHRKFYFMEMNTRIQVEHPITEQVIDYDLIREQILVAAGVPISGKNYLPKLHSIECRINAEDPYNNFRPSPGKITTLHTPGGHGVRMDTHVYSGYSIPPNYDSMIAKLITTAQTREEAINKMKRALDEFVIEGIKTTIPFHRQLMDHPDYLAGNYTTAFMDDFKMDPPKEH; encoded by the coding sequence ATGTTTAAAAAAATACTGATTGCCAATAGGGGAGAAATCGCTTTGCGTGTTATCCGTACCTGTAAAGAAATGGGTATTAAAACGGTAGCCGTTTATAGCAAGGCCGATGAAGAAAGTTTGCATGTTCGTTTTGCAGATGAAGCTGTATGTATTGGTCCTGCCGCTAGTAGCGAATCTTATTTAAAGATCCCTAACATTATTGCTGCTGCTGAAATAACCAATGCAGATGCAATACACCCAGGGTACGGTTTTCTATCTGAAAACTCAAAGTTCTCACGTATCTGTGCAGAACACGATATAAAATTTATTGGAGCATCTGGCGATCAAATTGATCGTATGGGTGATAAGGCTACGGCCAAGCAAACCATGAAAGAGGCAGGTGTACCTTGTGTACCTGGTTCAGATGGTCTTTTAAAAGATGTTGCCGATGCCAAGAAAGTAGCCAAAAAAATGGGCTACCCGGTAATGATCAAAGCAACTGCCGGTGGTGGTGGTAAAGGTATGCGTGCCGTAATGTCTGAAGACAAAATGGAAGAGCTTTTTGATAGTGCCGTAAATGAGGCTACCGCTGCCTTTGGTAACGGTGGTATGTATATGGAAAAGCTGATCGAAGAACCTCGTCACATTGAAATTCAAATTGTCGGTGATCAATTCGGTAAGGCATGTCACTTATCAGAAAGAGACTGTTCAGTACAACGTCGTCACCAAAAGTTAACGGAAGAGACTCCTTCACCTTTCATGACAGACAAGTTAAGGGAGCAAATGGGTGAGGCTGCGGTTAAAGCTGCAGAGTACATAAAATATGAAGGTGCAGGTACCATTGAATTTTTGGTAGACAAGCACCGTAAGTTCTATTTTATGGAGATGAATACACGTATTCAGGTAGAGCACCCAATTACGGAGCAGGTTATAGATTATGATTTAATTCGTGAGCAAATATTGGTAGCCGCTGGTGTGCCAATTTCTGGTAAGAACTATCTTCCAAAACTACACTCTATAGAATGTAGAATTAATGCAGAAGATCCTTATAATAATTTTAGACCATCGCCAGGTAAGATTACGACCTTACATACACCAGGTGGTCATGGAGTTCGTATGGACACCCACGTGTATAGTGGGTACAGTATTCCTCCAAATTACGATTCAATGATCGCTAAGTTGATTACCACCGCCCAAACTAGGGAAGAGGCAATCAATAAAATGAAACGCGCCTTAGATGAGTTCGTAATTGAAGGGATCAAAACCACCATACCTTTTCATAGGCAATTAATGGATCACCCAGATTATTTGGCGGGTAATTATACTACGGCCTTTATGGATGATTTTAAAATGGATCCTCCAAAAGAACATTAA
- a CDS encoding YceD family protein — protein sequence MKQKEFNIPFSGLKQGKHNFNYQIDNTFFDSFGYDEFNAASISLDVVLHKTSTMMEVDMNASGTVNVACDITSEPYDQSISGDLHLVVKFGEEYNDEDDEILILPHGEHQLNIAQYVYEMLVLAVPQKRIHPGIEDGTLQSEVLDKLNELQPKEKRSNKEENDPRWDELKKLLTDK from the coding sequence ATGAAGCAAAAGGAGTTCAATATTCCTTTCTCAGGTTTGAAGCAAGGAAAACACAACTTTAATTACCAGATTGACAATACGTTCTTTGATTCTTTTGGATACGATGAATTTAACGCAGCCAGCATCAGTTTAGATGTAGTACTTCATAAAACAAGTACAATGATGGAGGTTGATATGAACGCATCGGGAACAGTTAATGTAGCTTGTGATATTACCAGTGAACCATACGATCAGTCCATAAGTGGAGATTTACATTTGGTGGTAAAATTCGGTGAGGAGTATAACGATGAAGATGATGAAATTTTGATTCTTCCTCATGGTGAACATCAATTGAACATTGCACAGTATGTGTATGAAATGTTGGTGTTGGCGGTTCCGCAAAAAAGAATACACCCTGGTATTGAAGATGGCACTTTACAATCTGAAGTGTTGGATAAATTGAACGAGCTTCAACCAAAAGAGAAAAGATCAAACAAAGAAGAAAACGATCCCAGATGGGATGAATTAAAGAAACTATTAACGGATAAATAA
- a CDS encoding GntP family permease — protein sequence MEIFYLLIAVIAIIILTTKLKIHAFLALFIISILYGIFAGMPYGDIITSINDGFGGTLGKIGLIIVLGVIIGAFLEHTGGAFAIAEKVLGWIGRKRVPTAMGIIGYIVSIPVFADSGFMLLHPLNKSLSKKAKISIAGPAIALGLGLMASHTMVPPTPGPIAAAGILGADLGLVIAFGFPTSIVALVVGIIFAKKYASKTMITPNVEDALEAEQEIKDSPSALKASIPILVPILLIVLKSVLNSMNIGQENGLLDFINFVGEPVISLLIGVFLCLLLPKKLNYDMLSSAGWVGKAIKDAASILLITGAGGIFGKILQNSGIADILGQTLTDYNMGIFLPFVLAAALKTAQGSSTVALVTTASIIMPMMSSLGFDTEIQKALVVVVIGAGSAVISHANDSFFWVVTQMSGMNVKTGYRLFGLGTGVLGLTGAITVFVFYTIFV from the coding sequence ATGGAAATATTCTACTTACTTATTGCGGTCATTGCCATAATTATATTGACGACTAAGCTTAAGATCCATGCTTTTTTAGCCTTGTTTATCATATCTATTTTATATGGGATTTTTGCTGGTATGCCTTATGGCGATATCATTACATCTATAAATGATGGTTTTGGGGGTACACTTGGTAAAATAGGGCTGATTATTGTACTGGGAGTAATTATTGGTGCATTTTTGGAGCATACCGGTGGTGCATTTGCAATTGCAGAAAAAGTCTTGGGGTGGATAGGTAGAAAACGGGTACCCACGGCAATGGGTATTATTGGTTATATCGTATCTATTCCGGTATTTGCAGATAGTGGTTTTATGTTGCTACATCCTCTGAATAAAAGTCTTTCCAAGAAAGCCAAAATCTCCATTGCCGGTCCGGCAATAGCATTGGGTTTGGGTTTAATGGCGTCGCACACTATGGTACCACCAACACCCGGTCCTATAGCGGCGGCAGGTATTTTGGGTGCAGATTTAGGTTTGGTCATCGCATTTGGATTTCCCACCAGTATAGTCGCTTTGGTTGTCGGTATCATATTTGCCAAAAAGTATGCTTCAAAAACAATGATAACGCCCAATGTTGAAGATGCGCTAGAAGCAGAACAAGAAATTAAAGATTCGCCAAGCGCTTTAAAGGCCTCTATTCCTATTTTGGTCCCTATTTTATTAATTGTCTTAAAATCCGTCTTGAATTCCATGAACATTGGTCAAGAAAACGGACTTTTGGATTTCATCAATTTTGTGGGTGAGCCGGTTATTTCTTTATTGATCGGCGTATTCTTATGTCTGCTCTTGCCCAAAAAATTAAATTACGATATGCTTTCTTCTGCGGGGTGGGTAGGTAAGGCTATCAAAGACGCTGCGTCTATACTTTTAATTACTGGGGCTGGAGGAATTTTTGGTAAAATTTTACAGAACTCGGGCATAGCCGATATTCTAGGGCAAACCTTGACCGATTATAATATGGGTATCTTTCTTCCTTTTGTTTTAGCTGCGGCCTTAAAAACTGCACAAGGTTCATCTACCGTAGCATTGGTAACTACGGCATCTATCATAATGCCTATGATGTCCTCTTTGGGTTTTGATACAGAAATACAAAAAGCTTTGGTCGTAGTGGTTATTGGGGCGGGTTCTGCGGTAATTTCCCATGCGAACGACAGCTTTTTTTGGGTAGTAACACAAATGAGTGGTATGAACGTAAAAACAGGATATCGACTTTTTGGATTAGGTACGGGCGTTCTTGGTCTTACAGGAGCAATAACTGTATTTGTATTCTACACTATATTCGTTTAA